The DNA segment ttttaaacatggctgaaacagctaCTGTTGAaattctcgggcatgggtgtgtgtgatgtccttaggttagttaggtttaagtagttctaagttctaggggacttatgacctaagatgtagagtcccatagtgctcagagccatttgaaccattttgttgaaattcttcacggtaaatgataacagccaaacagttgcaggataaagatttattaaaattcttgaccacagtttcggtatatctaaatatagcttcatcagaagtaaaatacactaaaatcacatcctgcaatggTGAGGATACCAGCCGTCAGCTCTGCACAGGTCACATGGAAGCAGCCAATCAGGAGTGACGCTTAGGCAACCGTCTTTGTTAAATCTTAAAACTACGCATAAATATAAAAGCAATTGATGCGACACTGtcgccacaatcaatgtttttaatataaaatacaaaatattgcTCTGGGTatcaccacctgaccaccagtaTCAATTAACTactgccggcctgagtgaccgagcggttctaggcgctacagtctggaaccgcgcgaccgctacggtcgcaggttcgaatcctgcctcgggcatggatgtgtgtgatgtccttaggttagttaggtttaagtagttgtaagttctaggggactgatgacctcagaagttgtcctatagtgctcagagccatttgaaccaattaactactagttttatcggtaattcccggcagtcacgtgagttgtccaaagctgacggttggtatcctcatctgcagttgactcgtttgatgtgtcctcctttttcttcctttgtcctccttgtTGAAGctatttgtcctcctttttaaacaattgcatctggtcatcCTATTCATGAGGGTGACAAACAGTAACTTGTGGAGTTATGTAATTCCATTCTTGACGAGATGGAGGGCGACAGTTTTTTTCCATGCTTACTGTTTAGTGAagaaggcaacattccatttaaatggaaaggtgaaccgtcataatgtgagaatatggggtacggaaaaccacatgaagttgtacaacatgagagggactatcCAAatctaatgtgttttgtgcagtttcgtgtacggtccatttttctttgctgagaacagttacaggaagcacatatctcggtatggttgagaactttcttttcccacagctggagactgattcgagggacttcatttaccaacaggatggggcaccgccacactggcatgtgaaagtgcgggaatttttaaatcaaaagattactgaacgatggatgggTCGCACTGTACCAAATGATtcagtcttacattactggcctcaaaggtcaccagacctgactgtgtgggttatttcttgtgggggtttataaaagactctgtttatgtgcctccattaccaacaacaatgaatgaattgagacaccgcataacagcagctgtggaagctgtaactcaacacATGCTCGCTCAGTGTGAGAACAATTTGAATATcgcattgacatatgctgtgcattTCAAAGTGTGGTGCagggaggggacgggggggggggctattgaacatatatgaaaaggtatgaaaataaACTTTTCGAGTTCCCCGTTtatcaaaacacaaaattcattgtatatgtttactagTTCCAGAAATACagtgtttcaaaaataatatacatattacaaagtattattttgtccaaactatcgatcgctgcgcctcggctcggctattggagataCAAATACAGTTTATATTAATAACCACCAGATGTCAGTTCTCttttgttttgcttggtaaccgtcatatttTTGCAATGGCTACTCCTAAGCAGAAATCATTTtctgttctcgagtttgcgaagtgcaattccatgAGTACGGaaagtgcaaagacgtttcaggttgaggtaccaaattgatcctcagAATGGgtagaacattcgcagatggtatcgacagtttctagatacaggatgtgtgagtaaaggaaagagtcctggccgcactcgtgttcctgaagaaaatgttgcacaaactcaaactgctttccaacgtagtcgtTCAAAATgaactcgtcgtgccagtcgggagttacagcTGCCCACAACATcagtttggcgtgttttgagacgtcggttggttatgaagccgtacaagttacagctgttacaagttcTGTGTCCTGATGACCAACGCAAacatgtggcattttgtaacgagattcttggtGCTGTTGAcgatgataacactttcgcacaacgcatcgtgttcagtgatgaagcgactttccatgttagtggttaGGTAAATAAACACAATGTTCGAACTTGGGGCCTATAGAACcgacatgcagccattgaacatgcACGAGATACTCCCAAAGTCAatatgttttgtgcgatatccagaTCACCTGTTTACGgttcattcttctttgatggaaacacggttaacggtcagcagtatctcgctatgctacaaaactggttgtttccgaggctgcacgaagagaacttcatttttcaacaaaacgGGGCAACCCCTCACTGGAATCGCCAAGTGTGTGAATATCTGACTGATACCCTACCggaccgttggattggtcgtcaacgAGCTGCCGACTTAGCATgcctcagctgggctccacggtcaccggatttgacccCTTCCGAcatcttcctgtggggtttcgttaaagacgtTTGTGTACCACCACTGCCACATAACCTGgcagagttgaagaaccggatccgtactgccataacatcagagACGAAGGATATgtttgcccgagtatgggaggaatttgagtatcgatgtgatactgTTTGTgtagctgatggaggacatattaaaCATCTGTGATCTGAACGTAAATATGTGTatgaagtttcatattcgtatgtcttaaagctTAATAAACATATGCATTCAGGCATAGAACAGATCTGAAACTTGAGGACACATTTGAAAGTCAGACAGACAAGAaccactgtagttacctttgttgaCTTTAAATAAGTATGCGACTCCATAGATCGACAAACGCTCTTTGACATACTGGAATAATATGGCATGGAAAGAAAAAGCAGGGCAATTATACAACAGACGCTCACAAGACACCACCtcgaagattaagttcatgggagaaatttcggaaccctcccagatacacacaggtgtccgacaaggagatggGCCTTCGCCAGTCCTGTTTAAAATAGTCTTAgacaaaattgtcaaacaatgggaagaacaagttaaaggaatacagctaggaagaacacgtgaaacaagAACAATCATAGAacgtctggcatttgcagatgacatagccatACTTAGTAGGTAATAatacaggaggcaaaggaagcactcgAACACCTAcgtgaaatagctgccaaaacaagtCTTCGGATATCGTATCATGGAACGACAAACCAACGTTGTACACATCATGCAAACGATGTATGGATCCGTAAAAAAAGCCGAAAGATTTGAATATTCAGTGGAATAGGAGTAACAAACAAGGCATCCAACATGGAACGAACAGAAAGACTCCAAaaagcatacaaactcacatggtcacattataataagaaaagcatatcaagACAGGCCAAAATTAGACACTAAAAACAGTTATATTACCGGAAGCACTATATACGTCAGAAACAACcgcaattggagcatcaggcattatAGAGACAGAAGGAATAGAaggcaaaattctcagaaaatattcggaccaatacacaaagatggcatatggatgaaaagACCGACCAATAATTTATACCAACACACTGACAGactcacagacatgatcagaaaacgcagacTAAATTTCTACGGACACATACAGTGAATGGACAACACCAAACTTACAAAGAGAATCTTTGAtatagtaaaacattcaagccttaaaacaaattggtatcatgaaatagaggaagacataaggcagctggggatcaacaaaaaatgataaaagacagaaaggAATTCAGGAACAAAATTACGAACGCAAAATTTATGGTAAATGAGAAGAGGAAGACGGGAGCATTATGGACGGAACAAAGGTAACAAGAGCATAGTCAGAGGATGATgagattttgggaagagagaaggaagaaaggaaagaagtgaaaattgtgtcatcatgaggTATATTAggtcaaacactgtccataagagCAAAAAcgatatgaatgaatgaatgaatgcattcgaaatacatatgttctttttgaaacaccctgtataggtgttCCATATCGGATGATTCtgtttgatacatcctgtattattatgattgcgtggtgtctgttctttccgacatgtccgaaataacagaaaCTACAAcgtcatataattgattcgcctcgatgggcaataaacaccacgcattcatatagctATGTTACAACCATGGTCACAGCGATGACACAGCTGACGTGTCACCCTAGCACAGGTGCAGCACCGGAGGATTCCAACTGACAGGTTGCAGAAACACTTAGCCCTTCCAGCACAAGCAGTCATAAGAGTAGTCTAAGGACATGAGATTCCACGCGCCTTAAAGCCACATCTAGTCTTTAACGTCTTACACCACCCAACACAGTCATAAGGCCGTTAGAGTCTGTGCACTCCCATGTGTCGTTTCAGGCAAGACCTTCGCTTGAATGCCTTGGGGCAGACGCCGCAACTGAACGGACGTTCGCCGGTGTGCACTCTGGAATGTTCCCTCAGTTTGCTCCTGCACGGGAATATCCTCTGACATACGTCACAGGACTGGGGGCCTTTATTCACGCGCACAGTGGGCTGCTTCTTAAGGGCGTTGCTGCCTGTGAATTTCTTACGACACACGTTTCTAATACACGGGCGTTCGCGTTTGTGCACTCGTGAATGTCTCCTCAACTCACGAACAGTTTTGAACTTTTTGTGACACACGGAACACACGTAAGGACGTTCGATCTTAGGCACGCACGAGTGCCTTTTCGTGTTGCCGAGACACTTGAACGTTTTGTGACACACTTTACAGAAGTACACACATTCGGTTGCGTGCAGACGTGAGTGACTCTCGAAGCTGCCGAAAACCTTGAACGCCTTGTGGCACACTTCACAGACGTAAGGACGTTCCATCGTGTGTCGCCGTGAGTGCATCTTCAGCGTGCCGCAGTGTCTGAACGCCTTGCCGCACACATCACATTTATATGGGCGCTCGCTGTGGAGGAGGGAGTGCTTCTTCAGGTGTTCTCTTCCTTTGAACCTTTTGTGACACACACTGCACGCGAACGAATTTAGGCCATTGGTCACCTGTTTATGCTCCTTCGGGTCCTGCAGGTGCAGAGGTGTCTTTCTGCAGATGTTGCAGCTGCGGGCGAGATGTTGAGCATCGCTTTCATGCTCACAGAAGGCTTCCTGCTTGGTGGTGCGTCCTAGGGAACCGCCGCTGCCAGTGCCGTCCGGTCCCACGCCAGCAGGTTTATTACTGCAGAATTGCGGAAGAAACTATGTCAGAAAGCTTTGCCATAACAGTACTATATTACAAATGAACAAATTATATTAAGATACGTTCTTAAATATCTCACAATACACATGTGAATGCACAGTGTACAGCAGGCGTTTGCAGACAATGTTACAAAGGGCATAACacggtggtcgtcaaactgcggcccactGGCCGCATGTCGACCGAATCAAGTATTCGTTTGGCTCGCGATGCTCAGCCATATTTcataagactgcactgtagttccttctctagattgtcgcacagatgacaaaatggtagatatcgaaatagatgacagacgaATAGagtaacaattaaaatcgctcaaaagaggataggccgctggacctgatgggataccagttcgagtttacacagagtacgcgaaggaacttgccgcccttcctgcagcggtgtaccgtaggtctctagaagagcgtagcgttccaaaggattggaaaatggcacaggtcatccccgttttcaagaagggacgtcgaacagatgtgcagaactatagacctatatctctaacgtcgatcagttgtagaattttggaacacatattatgttcgaacataatgatttttctggagactacaaatctactctgtaggaatcagcatgggtttcgaaaaagacgatcgtgtgaaacccagctcgcgctattcgtcgacgagattcagagggccatagacgcgggttccctggtagatgccgtgtttcttgacttccgcaaggcgttagatacagtttcccacagtcgttgaatgaacaaagtaagagcatatggactatcagaccaattttttgattggattgaagagttcctagataacaaaatgcagcatgtcattctcaatggagataagtcttccgcagtaagagtgatttcaggtgtgccgcaggggagtgtcgtaggaccgttgctattcacaatatacataaatgaccttgtggacgacatctgaagttcactgaggctttttgcggatgatgctgtggtatatcgagaggttgtaacaatggaaaattgtaccgaaacgcaggaggatctgcagcgaattgacgcatggtgcagggaatgactattgaatctcaatgtagacaagtgtaatgtactgcgaatacatagaaagaaagataccttatcatttagctacaatatagcaggtcagcaactggaagcagttaattccataaattatctgggagtacgcattaggagtgatttaaaatggaatgatcaaataaagttgatcgtcggtaaagcagatgccagaacttcattggaagaaccctaaggaaatgcaatccgaaaacaagggaagtaggttacagtacgcttgttcgcccactgcttgaatactgctcagcagtgtgggatccataccagatagggttgatagaagagagagagaagatccaacggagagcagcgcgcttcgttacaggataatttagtaatcgcgaaagcgttacggagatgacagatgaactccagtggaagactctgcaggagagacgctcagtagctcggtacggacttttgttgaagtttcgagaacatacctttaccgaggagtcaagcagtatattgctccctcctacgtatatctcgcgaagagaccatgaggacaaaatcagagagattaaagcccacacagaggcataccgacaatccttctttccacgaacaatacgagactggaatagaagggagaaccgatagaggtactcaaggtactctccgccacacaccgtcaggtggcttgcggagtatggatgtagatgtagataagttgaatgtctcgctgggattgctccatgtgacatcagaagaCAGGTCACATCCACTCTTGGACATTAATCTGCtaagccaagactgaagtccaggaagagtttccttaCAACCTCACAGCCCTTACAAggatcagctgcggctacccgGCTCACCAAGTGGAAAAAAAGATGcccaacacctgtcaaactggatgacacaACAAGAATCCCTTCCGGCTGGACAGATGGGGAAatgggtcatctggaagtccttgaacagactgcGGACCGAAGTCAcaagatcgagggacaatctccttaaatggaacttccaactgccaaatgccaacacaacactgtacgaatgcggtgaattgcagacaacTCGGCATCTCTTCAAATGCAACTCATGCTCAACCAGCAgtagcatgaaggacttaacgtctgcagcatccaatgctatcaaagttgcccaattctgggtgaatactgtatagttttctttgtacgCATTGTATGTGGGTTCATTTTAGcgtacctctgacacgaataaagaacACCTAACAATCGAATCCGACGtagtcaactaacgttaagagctccTGAAGCAAacatacttacagagacagtaatattttaatacatgaaatgtattcgcagttgcgagttcGGAATACCATCAGCTGTTTAATGGAATGACgatggtgaaaatttgtgccgtagtgggactcgaacccggaccaATTTGTGACCAGGAACGTCACGTGTTAGTGGGAGGCTCTGCCTCTGGAAGCGGGTAATAATAAATTACGTTCCACAAAAACTTCAGTACGACTGTGGTTTACCTCCTTCCGCCCACGACGCTTTGAAGAAGTATTCCTTGCACGGCTTAGAATGTGACGTTGCCCACAGACACGTGGCTTCCTCCTACGTCGGGAGGAGCCCCCAGCATGTCAGATACGCGGTACATAGTTGTCAATACGACATATGTTaagtgagtgtgttttatatgacgaCTTGAGGTTTGAACTGGATCCCCCACAGGATCTGCCCTCTGTTTTAACTGATAACGAGgcgagtgttgttcgtgttttaAGATTTTGTGCGGTGTCAgaaattcttcccaaaatatttgGTGTGAGGTCTTAACGTGTCACAGAATGGTTGGGTCACTTATtatttatacgaggggcgtttgagaagtacgtgcaaagtccgagagatggcaccaccggcgcgtatccaGGTCATGCTTAGTTAGCAGCATTTTTGGAAAGAAcgtacaccaagtttcagccatattggtctatttttttgtgtttggcgttcgtgtgaatcaaggaagtcgagtgattgtcaaaaaatggatgaagaagaatttcctgtggtgattaaacattatgaTACATTACGAAACattatgatacaaacattgcaataaatagtaaattaaatacagatttagaaagggtagctaatcaaatttttactgacattaataagtggttcatagccaattcactgtcattaaactttgaaaagagccactatatgcagttcagaacttccaagagatttcattCTGgtatgtgtataaaatatgatgacatggaaataggagaagttgagagtgtaaaattcttgggattacaacttgataataaattcagttgggagcgacataGTCTACTAACGAACTGCCAAAGCGCCTAAACAataggagacataaatataaaaagacTGGCGTATTTTCCTTATtgtcactccattatgtcatatggtatcatattttggggtaactccacaaacagagaaaaaatttagagtacagaagcgtataataagagtaatgagtagtgtaaatccaagaacatcatgtgaAACCTATTCcgagaattgggcatattaaccacagcttctcagtatatttattccttaatgaagtttgttgcaaataatacatgctggccgcggtggccgtgcggttctaggcgctgcagtccggaactgcgggactgctacggtcgcaggttcgaatcccgcctcgggcatggatgtgtgtgatgtccttaggttagttaggtttaagtagttctaagttctaggggactgatgacctaagatgttaagtcccatagtgctcagagccatttgaaccatttgaaataatacatctatttttccaactaactgcttagtacatagtatcaatactaggaataagaacaatatacataaagatttaaaatcacttacccttgcccagaaaggagtccagtattcagcaaaacatattttcaataagttaccagcaaccgttaagagtttagtttcagacaaggcacaatttaaacaaaatttaaaagaatttttggtggccagctccttctattccatccatgagtttctcaacaagtgcagtaga comes from the Schistocerca piceifrons isolate TAMUIC-IGC-003096 chromosome 9, iqSchPice1.1, whole genome shotgun sequence genome and includes:
- the LOC124717253 gene encoding zinc finger protein 808-like isoform X1 gives rise to the protein MESTGEKEAVPLCSRIDIKEEPIPADPYEQPESEDFYIEEGNKVEISEDDDVYEPIKVKKEACLSEEETTSPLDAAHIKKEPELKIEVEPTSCGSDQESNKPAGVGPDGTGSGGSLGRTTKQEAFCEHESDAQHLARSCNICRKTPLHLQDPKEHKQVTNGLNSFACSVCHKRFKGREHLKKHSLLHSERPYKCDVCGKAFRHCGTLKMHSRRHTMERPYVCEVCHKAFKVFGSFESHSRLHATECVYFCKVCHKTFKCLGNTKRHSCVPKIERPYVCSVCHKKFKTVRELRRHSRVHKRERPCIRNVCRKKFTGSNALKKQPTVRVNKGPQSCDVCQRIFPCRSKLREHSRVHTGERPFSCGVCPKAFKRRSCLKRHMGVHRL
- the LOC124717253 gene encoding zinc finger protein 583-like isoform X2 translates to MESTGEKEAVPLCSRIDIKEEPIPADPYEQPESEDFYIEEGNACLSEEETTSPLDAAHIKKEPELKIEVEPTSCGSDQESNKPAGVGPDGTGSGGSLGRTTKQEAFCEHESDAQHLARSCNICRKTPLHLQDPKEHKQVTNGLNSFACSVCHKRFKGREHLKKHSLLHSERPYKCDVCGKAFRHCGTLKMHSRRHTMERPYVCEVCHKAFKVFGSFESHSRLHATECVYFCKVCHKTFKCLGNTKRHSCVPKIERPYVCSVCHKKFKTVRELRRHSRVHKRERPCIRNVCRKKFTGSNALKKQPTVRVNKGPQSCDVCQRIFPCRSKLREHSRVHTGERPFSCGVCPKAFKRRSCLKRHMGVHRL